The genomic window CGACGGTGCATTCACGGCGGCAACTCTCGCCGCGGTTCAGCTCGGCCGGCCCAACGGGGCCTTGTTCCCACGTCCGGAGATCCGGCTATGAAATCACCCATCCTTGCCAAGTTCGTCCAGGCGGCAGCGCGCAAACTCGGCGTCGGCCTGATTTCCGCGCCGGTGTCGGTCCCGTCCGCCGGAGAGTTCTACGGCAACTTCTTCGCGACCCGCCGCATGTCTCCCGCCGAGGTGCGCATGACGCTGGAGCAGGCCGCCCAGGGCAGCATCCAGGCGCAATGGGAGCTGTTCGCGATGATGGAGGACACGTGGCCCCGGCTCGCAAAGAACCTCTCCGAACTGCGCCGGGCCGCCGCGCGGGCAACGTATGCCGTGCAGCCATACGCGGACCGTGGCACGACGCCGACGACCACCGCGAAGGACAAGGCGGCCCTGGTCGAGAAGTCCATGCGCCAGTGGTGGCCGCGTCCAGGCACGCTGGAGCTGGGGTTCGAAGACACGCTGTTTCACGGGCTGGATGCGTTTGGTAAAGGTGTGTCGGTCCTGGAGGTGCAGTGGCAGCAGTTGCCGGGTGCGCTCGTGCCGCGCTGTGCGCATGTCCTGTCTTCGCGTGCATACGGGTGGAACGCCGATTGCACCGAGCTTGGGCTGGCAGGCGCCGACGGACAAACGTGGCAGCCTTTCCCGCCGGGGCACTTCCTCGTGGGTATCTGGTACGCGCGCACAGGTGCGCCGGCTGCGACGGCCGTGCTGCGGGTGCTCGCTCCCTTCTGGGCGGGTGTGACGTTCGGCTGGGAGTGGTTGCTGTCGACCGCCCAGATCTTCGGGGTTCCCTTCCGCTGGGCGACGTTCGACAAGAATCATCCCGAGCTGGGCGCCGTGCTGCGGGACATGCTGGCGGCCATGGGTGCGAGCGGCTACGGCGCGTTCCCGGACGGCACGAAGCTTGAGTTCAAGGAAGCCGCCACAAACGCCCAGGGGAATCCGCAGGTCGTGCTGCAGGAGCTGGCGAATCAGGCCTGCGACCTTGTGATCCTCGGCCAGGAACTCTCGGGCGCCGCCCAAGCGGCAGGCCTCGGCGGCGGTGCCGCCGGGTTGCAGCAGAGCGTCCGTGCGGACCGGCTGCAGGACGCCGCGCAGTGGTGCGCCAACTTGCTCAACTACCAGCTCGTCCCGGCCGTGCTGCGCGCCAACTGGGGCAACACCGAGGAACCGCCGACGATCGTCCCGGATCTCGATGCCGAGCCGGATCCGGTGAAGCTGGCCCAGCGCGACGAACTCCTGCTCCGAGCGGGCGTCGCCATGCCCCGCGCGTGGTTCTACGAGCGCCATGGCATCCCCGAGCCCATTGCCGGAGAGGCGGTCATAGCCGGCTCGGCCCGCGCCGCCGCCGCCCCAGCGGCTCCCGGCGAAGATGGCGAGGGTGATCCGAAAGACCCGGATAGCCCGGAGGACATCGCCGAGGATACCGCCGAGGCCGATTCGGCCGACAAAAACGCCACCAAGGCTGGAGGCCGAGGAATCGCTTTAAACGCGTTGGCGGGTACGAAGACCCCAGCCGGAGGGCCAAAGGGGCGTAAACAAGCCGTGCAAGGCCCGTGCAAGGCCGTGGCGGCGAAGGATCCGGGGCTACTTTCACCCCTGTTCGACGCAAAGGCGCTCCGCGAGATCGTCCTTTCCCGCGCCGACGAGAT from Opitutus sp. ER46 includes these protein-coding regions:
- a CDS encoding DUF935 family protein, translated to MKSPILAKFVQAAARKLGVGLISAPVSVPSAGEFYGNFFATRRMSPAEVRMTLEQAAQGSIQAQWELFAMMEDTWPRLAKNLSELRRAAARATYAVQPYADRGTTPTTTAKDKAALVEKSMRQWWPRPGTLELGFEDTLFHGLDAFGKGVSVLEVQWQQLPGALVPRCAHVLSSRAYGWNADCTELGLAGADGQTWQPFPPGHFLVGIWYARTGAPAATAVLRVLAPFWAGVTFGWEWLLSTAQIFGVPFRWATFDKNHPELGAVLRDMLAAMGASGYGAFPDGTKLEFKEAATNAQGNPQVVLQELANQACDLVILGQELSGAAQAAGLGGGAAGLQQSVRADRLQDAAQWCANLLNYQLVPAVLRANWGNTEEPPTIVPDLDAEPDPVKLAQRDELLLRAGVAMPRAWFYERHGIPEPIAGEAVIAGSARAAAAPAAPGEDGEGDPKDPDSPEDIAEDTAEADSADKNATKAGGRGIALNALAGTKTPAGGPKGRKQAVQGPCKAVAAKDPGLLSPLFDAKALREIVLSRADEIGPVLDKFEAALAISDPEQRAAACRALQESLPASLRRISPASPLATAIANATSTAAVAAAVETASKP